A single genomic interval of Gossypium raimondii isolate GPD5lz chromosome 11, ASM2569854v1, whole genome shotgun sequence harbors:
- the LOC105802783 gene encoding jasmonoyl--L-amino acid synthetase JAR4: protein MLEKMEILDVEKLIGDFEVMTKDAENVQRETLKMILEENGCAEYLQNMGLNGRTDPESFKACVPLVTHKDLEPYIQRVADGAFSPILTGKPITTISLSSGTTQGKPKFVPFNDELMESTLQIYHTSFAFRNREFPIENGKALQFIYSSKHSKTKGGLFAGTATTNVFRNSQFKKAMTAMQSECCSPDEVIVGPDFHQSLYCHLLCGLIFHEEIQLVSSTFAHSIVLAFRTFEQVWEELCDDIREGVLTSRITFPSVRSAMAKLLKPNPELADLIEKKCSRLSNWYGLIPELFPNVKYIYGIMTGSMEPYLKKLRHYAADVPLISADYGSSEGWIGANINPSLPPESTTYAVLPNIGYFEFIPLKENVEEHMQENGNVSFLSTEPKPVGLTEVKVGEEYEVIITSFAGLYRYRLGDVVKVMGFHNSTPELKFVCRRNLMLTINIDKNTEKDLQLAVEEAAKLIAEEKREVIDFSSNVDVSADPGHYVIFWEISGEVSDEVLKECCNCLDRSFVDAGYVSSRKVNAIGPLELRVVWKGTFHKILDHYLGLGAVVSQFKTPRYVGPTNNKVLQILCDNVAKNYFSTAF from the exons ATGTTGGAAAAGATGGAGATTCTGGACGTTGAAAAGCTAATAGGAGATTTCGAAGTAATGACCAAAGATGCTGAGAATGTTCAAAGAGAGACTTTAAAGatgattttggaagaaaatggATGCGCCGAGTATTTGCAGAATATGGGCCTCAATGGTAGAACTGACCCTGAAAGCTTCAAGGCTTGTGTTCCTCTCGTCACTCACAAGGACTTGGAGCCTTATATTCAAAGAGTTGCTGATGGTGCTTTTTCTCCGATTCTCACCGGAAAACCGATAACAACCATTTCTCTCAG CTCTGGCACTACTCAAGGAAAGCCCAAATTTGTGCCTTTCAatgatgaattgatggaaaGTACTTTGCAGATATACCATACTTCCTTTGCTTTCAGAAACAg AGAATTTCCTATTGAGAATGGGAAGGCTTTGCAGTTCATTTACAGTAGCAAGCATAGCAAGACTAAAGGGGGTTTGTTTGCTGGAACTGCAACCACCAATGTTTTTCGCAATTCGCAGTTCAAAAAAGCGATGACAGCAATGCAATCTGAGTGTTGCAGCCCTGATGAGGTGATAGTTGGTCCTGATTTTCACCAATCTTTGTACTGCCATCTTTTATGCGGGCTGATTTTTCATGAGGAAATTCAGTTGGTTTCCTCTACTTTTGCACATAGCATTGTTCTTGCATTTCGAACTTTCGAACAAGTTTGGGAAGAGCTTTGTGATGATATAAGAGAAGGGGTCCTCACAAGCCGGATCACTTTTCCTTCTGTTCGATCTGCTATGGCCAAATTGCTGAAGCCAAATCCTGAATTGGCTGATTTGATTGAGAAGAAATGTTCAAGATTAAGTAATTGGTATGGATTAATACCAGAGCTGTTCCCTAATGTTAAATACATTTATGGGATCATGACTGGGTCCATGGAGCCTTATCTGAAAAAGTTAAGGCATTATGCTGCTGATGTGCCTCTTATAAGTGCTGATTACGGTTCTTCTGAGGGGTGGATTGGGGCAAATATCAATCCAAGTCTACCTCCTGAGTCAACTACTTATGCTGTGCTTCCTAATATTGGGTATTTTGAGTTCATTCCTCTGAAAGAGAATGTTGAGGAGCATATGCAAGAAAATGGCAATGTTTCTTTCCTTTCCACGGAGCCAAAGCCAGTGGGTCTCACTGAAGTTAAGGTTGGTGAAGAATATGAGGTTATCATCACAAGCTTTGCAG GTTTATACAGGTATAGGCTAGGGGACGTGGTCAAGGTTATGGGCTTCCATAACTCAACCCCGGAACTGAAATTTGTTTGCAGGAGGAATCTCATGCTCACCATAAACATCGACAAGAACACCGAGAAAGATTTACAACTTGCCGTGGAAGAAGCCGCCAAGTTAATTGCCGAGGAAAAACGGGAAGTGATTGATTTCTCTAGTAATGTGGACGTATCGGCTGACCCAGGTCATTATGTGATCTTTTGGGAAATTAGTGGGGAAGTAAGCGACGAGGTCCTAAAAGAATGTTGCAATTGTTTGGATCGATCTTTCGTGGATGCAGGCTATGTTAGTTCACGCAAGGTTAATGCCATTGGTCCCCTTGAGCTCCGAGTTGTTTGGAAGGGAACTTTCCACAAGATTCTTGATCACTATTTAGGATTAGGAGCTGTTGTTAGTCAATTCAAAACCCCGCGATATGTAGGGCCGACAAACAATAAAGTGTTGCAAATCTTGTGTGACAATGTTGCTAAGAACTATTTCAGTACTGCTTTCTAG